A window of Longispora fulva contains these coding sequences:
- a CDS encoding arginine repressor: MTTAISKTARHAWIAALIREHQVRSQTELAELLAADGVVVTQATLSRDLDELGAVKVRGGSGHAAYLIPEDGNPALRPSEQASARLVRLLRELATGATSSGNLVVLRTPPGAAQFLASALDRSGLPEIVGTIAGDDTILVVAPEDLGGAELAKRLLGWAGLDTHE, encoded by the coding sequence ATGACCACGGCAATCTCCAAGACCGCCCGGCACGCGTGGATCGCTGCCCTGATCCGCGAGCACCAGGTGCGCTCCCAGACCGAACTCGCCGAACTCCTCGCCGCCGACGGGGTGGTCGTCACCCAGGCGACCCTGTCCCGCGACCTCGACGAGCTGGGCGCGGTGAAGGTGCGCGGCGGCTCCGGGCACGCGGCGTACCTGATCCCCGAGGACGGCAACCCGGCGCTGCGGCCCTCCGAGCAGGCCTCCGCCCGCCTGGTCCGGCTGCTGCGCGAACTGGCCACCGGCGCGACGTCCTCCGGGAACCTGGTCGTGCTGCGCACCCCGCCCGGGGCCGCGCAGTTCCTGGCCAGCGCGCTCGACCGCTCCGGCCTGCCGGAGATCGTCGGCACCATCGCCGGGGACGACACGATCCTCGTGGTCGCCCCCGAGGACCTCGGCGGGGCCGAACTGGCCAAACGCCTCCTCGGGTGGGCCGGGCTCGACACCCATGAGTGA
- a CDS encoding acetylornithine transaminase, translating to MSLVDRFNTAIMHTYGGPGLGIVSGDGAVLTDEDGRTYVDFVGGIAVNALGHAHPAIVEAVSRQIRTLGHVSNLYAHPTAVELAEKLLALTGRQGAVYFSNSGAEANEAAFKMSRRTGRTGVVATVGAFHGRTMGALALTGQPAKSDPFRPLPGDVTHVPYGDVAALEAAVDGDTAMVILEPIQGEMGVVVPPAGYLAAAREITTRHGALLVVDEIQTGIGRLGHWFACQAEGVLPDVITLAKALGGGLPIGATIAFGGAAELIGPGGHGSTFGGNPISCAAALAVLDTIEAEGLLEHTKVMGERLREGLPGEVRGAGLLLGVLGDGAAGTAKALQDKGFLVNPVQPDVVRLAPPLNITAEQVDALIQAWPS from the coding sequence ATGAGTCTCGTGGACCGGTTCAATACCGCCATCATGCACACCTACGGCGGGCCCGGCCTCGGCATCGTCTCCGGCGACGGCGCGGTGCTCACCGACGAGGACGGCAGGACGTACGTGGACTTCGTCGGCGGCATCGCCGTCAACGCCCTCGGCCACGCGCACCCCGCGATCGTCGAGGCCGTGTCCCGGCAGATCCGCACCCTGGGCCACGTGTCGAACCTGTACGCGCACCCCACCGCCGTCGAGCTCGCCGAGAAGCTGCTCGCGCTGACCGGCCGGCAGGGCGCCGTCTACTTCAGCAACTCCGGCGCGGAGGCCAACGAGGCGGCGTTCAAGATGTCCCGGCGGACCGGCCGGACGGGCGTCGTGGCGACCGTCGGCGCGTTCCACGGCCGGACGATGGGCGCGCTGGCGCTGACCGGCCAGCCGGCGAAGTCCGACCCGTTCCGGCCGCTGCCCGGCGACGTCACGCACGTGCCGTACGGCGACGTCGCGGCCCTGGAAGCCGCCGTCGACGGCGACACGGCCATGGTGATCCTGGAGCCGATCCAGGGCGAGATGGGCGTCGTCGTCCCGCCGGCCGGCTACCTGGCCGCCGCCCGGGAGATCACGACCCGGCACGGCGCGCTGCTCGTCGTCGACGAGATCCAGACCGGCATCGGCCGCCTCGGGCATTGGTTCGCCTGCCAGGCCGAGGGCGTGCTGCCCGACGTGATCACCCTGGCGAAGGCGCTCGGCGGCGGGCTGCCCATCGGGGCCACGATCGCCTTCGGAGGTGCCGCCGAGCTCATCGGGCCGGGTGGGCACGGCAGCACCTTCGGAGGTAACCCCATCTCGTGCGCGGCGGCGTTGGCCGTCCTCGACACCATCGAGGCGGAGGGGCTGCTGGAGCACACGAAGGTGATGGGCGAGCGGCTCCGCGAGGGACTGCCCGGCGAGGTTCGGGGGGCCGGGCTGCTGCTCGGCGTCCTCGGCGACGGCGCCGCCGGGACGGCGAAGGCCTTGCAGGACAAGGGCTTCCTGGTCAACCCGGTGCAGCCCGACGTGGTCCGGCTCGCCCCGCCGCTGAACATCACCGCGGAGCAGGTCGACGCGCTGATCCAGGCGTGGCCGTCATGA
- the argF gene encoding ornithine carbamoyltransferase, protein MIRHFLRDDDLSPAEQHEVLAIAASLKRFRMKTLVDKTVVVVFEKPSLRTRVSFEAGIAGLGAHPIIVDGSSTHFGRGETMGDAAKVLSSYADAIVIRTFGDDRIAALAAGASVPVVNALTDGFHPCQLLADLLTITESFGQTQGVTLVYLGDGANNMAHSYLLAGATAGAHVRIASPEGFDPDPGIVAKAAQIAATTGGSVALFRDPREAATGADVLATDAWTSMGQEDDGKDRRTPFWPYQVNEELIKLAAPGVITLHCLPAHRGEEITDEAMDGPASAVFEQATNRLYAQQALLSWLVNR, encoded by the coding sequence ATGATCCGCCACTTCCTCCGCGACGACGACCTGAGCCCCGCCGAGCAGCACGAGGTGCTGGCCATCGCGGCCTCCCTCAAACGGTTCCGGATGAAGACCCTGGTCGACAAGACCGTGGTCGTCGTGTTCGAGAAGCCGTCGCTGCGGACCCGGGTGTCCTTCGAGGCCGGGATCGCGGGCCTGGGCGCGCACCCGATCATCGTGGACGGCTCCAGCACCCACTTCGGTCGGGGCGAGACGATGGGCGACGCCGCGAAGGTGCTGTCCTCCTACGCCGACGCGATCGTGATCCGCACCTTCGGCGACGACCGGATCGCGGCGCTGGCCGCCGGGGCGAGCGTGCCGGTGGTCAACGCGCTCACCGACGGGTTCCACCCCTGCCAGCTGCTCGCGGACCTGTTGACCATCACCGAGAGCTTCGGCCAGACCCAGGGCGTGACCCTGGTGTACCTGGGCGACGGCGCGAACAACATGGCCCACTCGTATCTGCTCGCCGGGGCCACGGCCGGGGCGCACGTGCGGATCGCGTCCCCGGAGGGCTTTGACCCTGACCCCGGGATCGTGGCGAAGGCCGCCCAGATCGCGGCCACCACGGGCGGCTCCGTGGCCCTGTTCCGGGACCCGCGCGAGGCGGCGACCGGCGCGGACGTGCTCGCCACCGACGCGTGGACCTCGATGGGCCAGGAGGACGACGGCAAGGACCGGCGCACCCCGTTCTGGCCGTACCAGGTGAACGAGGAACTGATCAAACTGGCGGCTCCCGGCGTCATCACCCTGCACTGCCTCCCAGCCCACCGGGGCGAGGAGATCACCGACGAGGCCATGGACGGCCCAGCGAGTGCGGTCTTCGAGCAGGCGACCAATAGGTTGTACGCGCAGCAGGCCCTCCTCTCATGGCTGGTGAACCGATGA
- the argB gene encoding acetylglutamate kinase — translation MISRDTKAAVLAEALPWLGKLRGAVVVVKYGGNAMVDPLLQASFAADMVMLRHAGMRPVVVHGGGPQISAMLTRLGIVTEFRDGLRVTTPEVLDVARMVLVGQVNREIVGLINAHGPLAVGGSGEDGGLLTAVCRDPALGLVGDVAAVDPGWVLDALDAGRIPVISTLAPDANGVVHNLNADTAAGALAAALGARKLVMMTDVEGLYADWPDRDSLIDQLTVDQLEKLLPRLETGMLPKMEACLRAVRAGVPEAHVIDGRAPHSILLELLTSEGSGTMVVQS, via the coding sequence ATGATCTCCCGGGACACCAAGGCCGCGGTCCTCGCCGAGGCGTTGCCCTGGCTGGGGAAGCTGCGCGGCGCGGTCGTGGTGGTCAAGTACGGCGGCAACGCCATGGTCGACCCGCTGCTGCAGGCGTCGTTCGCCGCCGACATGGTGATGCTGCGGCACGCCGGGATGCGACCGGTCGTCGTGCACGGCGGCGGTCCGCAGATCTCGGCCATGCTCACCAGGCTCGGCATCGTCACCGAGTTCCGCGACGGGCTGCGGGTCACCACCCCCGAGGTGCTCGACGTGGCCCGGATGGTGCTCGTCGGCCAGGTCAACCGGGAGATCGTCGGCCTGATCAACGCGCACGGCCCCCTGGCCGTGGGCGGCTCGGGGGAGGACGGCGGGCTGCTCACCGCCGTCTGCCGGGACCCGGCGCTCGGCCTCGTCGGCGACGTCGCCGCCGTCGACCCGGGCTGGGTCCTCGACGCCCTGGACGCCGGCCGGATCCCGGTCATCTCCACGCTGGCCCCCGACGCCAACGGCGTGGTGCACAACCTCAACGCCGACACCGCCGCCGGGGCCCTGGCCGCGGCGCTCGGCGCCCGCAAGCTCGTCATGATGACCGACGTCGAGGGCCTCTACGCCGACTGGCCCGACCGCGACAGCCTCATCGACCAGCTCACGGTCGACCAGCTGGAGAAGCTCCTGCCGCGGCTGGAGACCGGCATGCTCCCGAAGATGGAGGCCTGCCTGCGGGCCGTGCGCGCGGGCGTGCCCGAGGCGCACGTCATTGACGGCCGGGCCCCGCACTCGATCCTGTTGGAACTCCTCACCTCGGAAGGCAGCGGAACCATGGTGGTGCAGTCATGA
- the argH gene encoding argininosuccinate lyase, whose product MTEQQTSESTRLWGGRFTGGPAEALARLSVSVQFDWRLAPYDLAASRAHARVLARAGLLDADELGAMLAAIDDLEAACASGHFRPTIDDEDVHTALERGLIERLGTLGGKLRAGRSRNDQVATDLRLYLRDHARGVATRLVELCEALVAQAAAHVDTPAPGMTHLQHAQPVSFGHQLLAHVQAFARDLDRLTDWDRRAAICPLGSGALAGSSLPLDPVAVARELGFTAPAANSMDAVADRDFAAEFLFAAALTGVHLSRLGEEIVLWTSQEFGWVELDDAFATGSSIMPQKKNADIAELARGKSGRLIGGLVNVLTMLKGLPLTYDRDMQEVQEPVFDAVETLELVLPAMTGMIATMTVHADVLAAAAPKGYTLATEIADWLVRRHVPFREAHEITGALVALCAPTGRGLDELTDEELTATSEHLTTEVRAVLDVRGALEARTTPGSTGPRAVAEQLTALSDRLETFREWGAAHVVPR is encoded by the coding sequence GTGACCGAACAGCAGACGTCCGAGTCCACCCGCCTCTGGGGCGGCCGCTTCACCGGCGGCCCGGCCGAGGCGCTGGCCCGCCTGTCCGTGAGCGTGCAGTTCGACTGGCGGCTGGCCCCCTACGACCTGGCGGCCTCCCGCGCCCACGCCCGGGTGCTGGCCCGCGCCGGCCTGCTCGACGCCGACGAACTGGGCGCGATGCTCGCTGCGATCGACGACCTGGAGGCGGCCTGCGCGTCCGGCCACTTCCGGCCGACCATCGACGACGAGGACGTGCACACCGCCCTCGAACGCGGCCTGATCGAGCGGCTCGGCACCCTCGGCGGCAAGCTGCGCGCCGGCCGGTCCCGCAACGACCAGGTCGCCACCGACCTGCGGCTCTACCTGCGCGACCACGCCCGCGGTGTGGCCACCCGGCTCGTGGAGCTGTGCGAGGCCCTCGTCGCCCAGGCCGCCGCGCACGTCGACACCCCGGCCCCCGGCATGACCCACCTGCAGCACGCGCAGCCGGTGTCGTTCGGCCACCAGCTGCTCGCCCACGTGCAGGCCTTCGCCCGCGACCTCGACCGGCTCACCGACTGGGACCGCCGCGCCGCGATCTGCCCGCTGGGCTCCGGCGCCCTGGCCGGCTCGTCGCTGCCGCTGGACCCGGTCGCCGTGGCCCGCGAGCTGGGCTTCACCGCGCCGGCCGCCAACTCGATGGACGCCGTCGCCGACCGCGACTTCGCCGCGGAGTTCCTGTTCGCCGCGGCCCTGACCGGGGTGCACCTGTCCCGGCTGGGCGAGGAGATCGTGCTGTGGACGTCGCAGGAGTTCGGCTGGGTCGAACTCGACGACGCGTTCGCCACCGGCTCCTCGATCATGCCGCAGAAGAAGAACGCCGACATCGCCGAGCTGGCCAGGGGCAAGTCCGGCCGGCTGATCGGCGGGCTGGTCAACGTGCTCACCATGCTCAAGGGCCTGCCGCTGACGTACGACCGGGACATGCAGGAGGTCCAGGAGCCCGTCTTCGACGCCGTGGAGACCCTCGAACTCGTCCTGCCGGCCATGACCGGCATGATCGCGACGATGACGGTGCACGCCGACGTGCTGGCCGCCGCCGCCCCGAAGGGCTACACCCTGGCCACGGAGATCGCCGACTGGCTGGTCCGCCGGCACGTGCCGTTCCGCGAGGCGCACGAGATCACCGGCGCGCTGGTGGCGCTGTGCGCGCCCACCGGGCGGGGTCTCGACGAGCTGACCGACGAGGAGCTGACCGCCACGTCCGAGCACCTGACCACCGAGGTGCGGGCCGTGCTGGACGTGCGCGGGGCGCTGGAGGCGCGGACCACCCCGGGATCGACCGGGCCGCGGGCCGTGGCCGAGCAGTTGACGGCGTTGTCGGACCGGTTGGAGACGTTCCGGGAGTGGGGCGCGGCCCACGTGGTGCCGCGCTAG
- a CDS encoding GMC family oxidoreductase, translating to MSVLDTFDDIIVGAGSAGIPLAARLSADPARRVLLIEAGPDYPTPAETPEDLLDGNQMSLIDHDWRFTAGLLPTRPTRYFQGKVAGGASSVGNTIAIRGVPDDFDGWAAAGNPEWAWSKVLPHFLALENDQDFGGEFHGHDGPVPIRRWRPEELTPAQRSFYEGCLAAGYPRVDDHNHPESTGVGPAPSNRRDLRERVSTASAYLTPEVRARENLTILADAAVSRVLLDDGVVRGVEVLSGSTTQELRARRVVLSAGAVCTPAILLRSGIGPSDDLRRLGIDVRLDLPGVGAGLSDQARTGVFMVPKPGAENFGKSVGQIVLRTTGTGTKRDNDMYYAMVNHFDLSVQFPHLREAAGAGRVFCVLVVAREPSSRGRVTLDSTDPRVAPRIDLNFLSTEGDHRLLADGLRVGWELAQTPEIRDLAERVVLLDDKTIGSDDAVRDYVTGTVDSAYNPIGTARMGAAGDPMAVVDQSCAVHGIEGLYVADASVMPSMVRANLNLTTIMIGERVAALLRAS from the coding sequence ATGAGCGTGCTGGACACATTCGACGACATCATCGTCGGCGCTGGCAGCGCCGGGATCCCGCTGGCCGCGCGGCTCAGCGCCGACCCGGCCCGGCGGGTCCTGCTGATCGAGGCCGGCCCGGACTATCCGACGCCGGCCGAGACCCCCGAGGACCTGCTCGACGGCAACCAGATGTCGCTGATCGACCACGACTGGCGGTTCACCGCCGGCCTGCTCCCGACCCGCCCCACCCGGTACTTCCAGGGCAAGGTCGCCGGTGGCGCGTCCTCGGTCGGGAACACGATCGCGATCCGGGGCGTGCCGGACGACTTCGACGGCTGGGCCGCCGCAGGTAACCCCGAGTGGGCGTGGTCGAAGGTCCTGCCGCACTTCCTGGCGCTGGAGAACGACCAGGACTTCGGCGGCGAGTTCCACGGCCACGACGGCCCGGTGCCGATCCGCCGGTGGCGCCCGGAGGAGCTGACCCCGGCCCAGCGCTCGTTCTACGAGGGCTGCCTGGCGGCCGGCTACCCCCGGGTCGACGACCACAACCACCCGGAGTCCACCGGCGTCGGGCCGGCCCCGTCCAACCGCAGGGACCTGCGGGAGCGGGTGTCGACGGCGTCGGCGTACCTGACGCCGGAGGTCCGCGCCCGGGAGAACCTCACGATCCTGGCCGACGCGGCGGTGAGCCGGGTGCTCCTCGACGACGGGGTCGTGCGCGGCGTCGAGGTGTTGAGCGGATCGACGACCCAGGAACTGCGCGCGCGTCGGGTCGTCCTGTCCGCGGGGGCGGTGTGCACGCCGGCGATCCTGCTGCGCTCGGGCATCGGCCCGAGCGACGACCTGCGCCGGCTCGGGATCGACGTCCGGCTGGACCTGCCGGGTGTCGGCGCCGGCCTGAGCGACCAGGCCCGTACCGGCGTCTTCATGGTGCCCAAGCCGGGCGCGGAGAACTTCGGCAAGTCCGTCGGCCAGATCGTGTTGCGCACCACCGGGACCGGCACCAAACGCGACAACGACATGTACTACGCGATGGTCAACCACTTCGACCTGTCCGTCCAGTTCCCGCACCTGCGGGAGGCCGCGGGGGCCGGGCGGGTGTTCTGCGTGCTCGTGGTGGCCCGCGAGCCGAGTTCGCGGGGCCGGGTCACCCTGGACTCGACGGATCCGCGGGTCGCGCCGCGGATCGATCTCAACTTCCTGTCGACGGAGGGCGACCACCGGCTGCTCGCCGACGGGCTTCGGGTCGGGTGGGAACTCGCGCAGACCCCGGAGATCCGCGATCTGGCCGAGCGGGTCGTGCTCCTGGACGACAAGACGATCGGCTCCGACGACGCCGTCCGCGACTACGTCACGGGAACGGTGGACTCGGCGTACAACCCGATCGGCACCGCGCGGATGGGCGCGGCCGGTGACCCGATGGCGGTCGTGGACCAGAGTTGCGCGGTGCACGGGATCGAGGGCCTGTACGTGGCGGACGCGTCCGTGATGCCCAGCATGGTCCGGGCGAACCTCAACCTGACCACCATCATGATCGGCGAACGGGTCGCCGCACTGTTGCGGGCCAGCTGA
- a CDS encoding GNAT family N-acetyltransferase, which produces MTAPTFRAATAADVPALVDLVNSAYRGDTGRQGWTTEADILGGQRTDPEWVAEVLARPGTVVLVAERDGELLACCELERHDPSAYFGMFSVRPTLQGGGIGRAVLAEAERHAVGEWGCTRMEMKVISVREELISWYERRGYHRTGDLSPFPYGDERFGIPLRPDLRFETLVKPLTV; this is translated from the coding sequence GTGACAGCCCCCACCTTCCGCGCGGCCACCGCCGCCGACGTGCCAGCCCTCGTCGACCTCGTCAACTCCGCCTACCGGGGCGACACCGGCCGGCAGGGCTGGACCACCGAGGCCGACATCCTCGGCGGCCAGCGCACCGACCCGGAATGGGTCGCGGAGGTCCTGGCCCGCCCCGGCACCGTCGTCCTGGTCGCCGAGCGCGACGGCGAGCTGCTGGCGTGCTGCGAGCTGGAACGGCACGACCCGTCGGCCTACTTCGGCATGTTCTCCGTCCGCCCGACTCTGCAGGGCGGCGGTATCGGCCGGGCGGTGCTCGCCGAGGCGGAACGGCACGCGGTCGGGGAGTGGGGCTGCACCCGGATGGAGATGAAGGTGATCTCCGTCCGCGAAGAACTCATTTCCTGGTACGAGCGCCGCGGCTACCACCGCACCGGCGACCTGAGCCCGTTCCCGTACGGCGACGAGCGCTTCGGCATCCCGCTGCGGCCCGACCTGCGCTTCGAGACCCTGGTCAAGCCGCTGACCGTCTGA
- the argJ gene encoding bifunctional glutamate N-acetyltransferase/amino-acid acetyltransferase ArgJ gives MTVTAPKGFRAAGVAAGLKTTGAADLALVVNDGPDATAAAVFTANRVKAAPVLWSQQVLKARMARAVVLNSGGANACTGPKGFQDTHATAERVAALLGGMGAGDVVVCSTGLIGEHLPMDKLLPGLDRAARALARDGGPQAAEAIMTTDTKPKTVTVTGDGYTVGGMAKGAGMLAPSLATMLVVLTTDAVVGSSDLDEALREATRVTFDRLDSDGCMSTNDTVLLMASGASGIQPTVEELTVAVTAACADLAAQLLSDAEGSTKDITIDVQGADSEDDAVTVGRSIARNNLLKCALYGNDPNWGRVLAAIGTTDALFDADSLDVAMNGVWICRNGAAAEDRSKVDLSGRAITITVDLGAGDARATVLTNDLSVAYVHENSAYSS, from the coding sequence ATGACGGTCACAGCGCCGAAGGGCTTCCGGGCCGCTGGCGTCGCCGCCGGCCTCAAGACCACCGGAGCCGCCGACCTCGCTCTCGTCGTCAACGACGGGCCTGACGCCACCGCTGCGGCCGTGTTCACCGCCAACCGGGTCAAGGCCGCGCCGGTGCTGTGGAGTCAGCAGGTCCTCAAGGCCCGGATGGCCCGCGCCGTCGTGCTCAACTCCGGCGGGGCCAACGCCTGCACCGGGCCCAAGGGCTTCCAGGACACCCACGCCACCGCTGAGCGGGTCGCCGCCCTGCTCGGCGGCATGGGCGCCGGCGACGTCGTGGTCTGCTCCACCGGCCTGATCGGCGAGCACCTGCCGATGGACAAGCTGCTTCCCGGCCTCGACCGGGCCGCCCGGGCGCTCGCCCGCGACGGTGGACCGCAGGCCGCCGAGGCCATCATGACCACCGACACGAAGCCGAAGACGGTCACGGTGACCGGCGACGGGTACACGGTCGGCGGGATGGCCAAGGGCGCCGGCATGCTCGCCCCGTCCCTGGCCACCATGCTCGTCGTGCTCACCACCGACGCCGTCGTCGGCTCCTCCGACCTCGACGAGGCGCTGCGGGAGGCCACCCGGGTCACGTTCGACCGGCTCGACTCCGACGGGTGCATGTCGACCAACGACACGGTGCTGCTGATGGCGTCGGGGGCCTCGGGCATCCAGCCCACGGTCGAGGAGTTGACCGTCGCCGTCACCGCCGCCTGCGCCGATCTGGCCGCCCAGCTGCTCTCCGACGCCGAGGGGTCCACGAAGGACATCACGATCGACGTGCAGGGCGCCGACTCCGAGGACGACGCGGTGACCGTCGGGCGGTCCATCGCCCGCAACAACCTGCTCAAGTGCGCGCTGTACGGCAACGACCCCAACTGGGGCCGGGTCCTCGCCGCGATCGGCACCACCGACGCCCTCTTCGACGCCGACAGCCTCGACGTCGCCATGAACGGCGTGTGGATCTGCCGCAACGGCGCCGCCGCCGAGGACCGCTCCAAGGTCGACCTGTCGGGCCGGGCCATCACGATCACGGTCGACCTGGGTGCCGGCGACGCCCGGGCCACGGTGCTGACCAACGACCTGTCGGTGGCGTACGTGCACGAGAACTCGGCGTACTCGTCATGA